A single window of uncultured Pseudodesulfovibrio sp. DNA harbors:
- a CDS encoding RsmG family class I SAM-dependent methyltransferase, whose translation MANVSPSYDDVLAAAERLGRPVDPGQAELLAVYLGQLIKWNKKMNLVGKSDWRTVFDTLVVDSLFLADFLKGLALGDRPLCLDFGAGAGLPGIPLRALWQEGDYWLVELREKRALFMTSVLSKLKLPGTNVFRGRAEDALERLEKGGAEATADLILSRAFMPWPQLLDFVYPMLRKDAERAGIAVILSNDPPPAEAELPDGWMLGDVASYPAARGERFFWSLKVR comes from the coding sequence ATGGCGAACGTATCTCCTTCATATGATGATGTTTTAGCTGCTGCGGAACGGTTGGGGCGTCCCGTTGACCCGGGGCAGGCCGAGCTGTTGGCGGTGTATCTTGGGCAGCTTATCAAGTGGAATAAGAAAATGAATCTGGTCGGTAAGTCTGACTGGCGGACCGTTTTCGATACACTTGTGGTGGATTCCCTGTTTTTGGCTGATTTTTTGAAAGGATTAGCTCTTGGAGACAGGCCATTGTGTCTCGATTTTGGGGCTGGAGCAGGGTTGCCGGGGATTCCTTTACGTGCGTTGTGGCAGGAAGGGGATTACTGGCTTGTCGAATTGCGTGAGAAGCGGGCACTGTTTATGACATCCGTACTCAGCAAGCTCAAATTGCCCGGCACCAATGTGTTTCGCGGCAGGGCCGAAGATGCTTTGGAGCGCTTGGAAAAGGGCGGAGCCGAGGCCACTGCTGATCTCATTCTCAGCCGAGCGTTTATGCCGTGGCCTCAGTTGCTTGATTTTGTTTATCCCATGTTGCGCAAGGATGCAGAGAGGGCCGGCATTGCGGTCATATTGTCCAATGACCCGCCGCCCGCTGAAGCAGAATTGCCTGACGGGTGGATGCTCGGTGATGTTGCGAGTTATCCTGCGGCTCGGGGAGAACGTTTTTTTTGGTCGCTGAAGGTGCGATAG
- a CDS encoding class I SAM-dependent methyltransferase, with protein MNNNELRKIWDERAEQHAARKLCKSDNHSGQFYHESWWRHIEPLLSKFPDGKVLEAGCGTGRWAEHLVPMGFALTCSDFSPGMIAKAQEDAENKGLSENIRFEVLDVCDLHPFDDACFDMVISTGEPISLCSDPRKAISEYCRVVRPGGYVLCDAGNKYRHAFDLFRDKPSADFMHTLETGEFSSKGNMDLHLFGPTEFTGTFESFGMTIQTLAGLTPMLTFPPSAKTNAAMKNAATTQALEKLERDYATHPEVIALSSRLIVVAQKTL; from the coding sequence ATGAATAATAACGAACTGCGAAAAATCTGGGACGAAAGAGCTGAACAGCATGCGGCGAGAAAATTGTGCAAATCAGATAACCATTCAGGCCAATTCTATCATGAGAGTTGGTGGCGGCACATAGAACCGCTATTGTCAAAATTCCCCGACGGAAAAGTACTTGAAGCTGGGTGCGGGACCGGACGATGGGCCGAACATCTGGTCCCCATGGGGTTTGCTCTCACGTGTTCGGATTTTTCACCGGGCATGATCGCCAAGGCACAAGAAGATGCGGAGAACAAAGGATTAAGCGAAAACATCAGATTTGAGGTGTTGGATGTCTGCGACTTGCATCCCTTTGATGACGCCTGTTTTGACATGGTTATCTCAACGGGAGAACCCATTTCCTTATGCTCAGACCCCAGAAAGGCGATAAGCGAGTATTGCCGTGTCGTCCGTCCCGGCGGGTACGTCCTGTGCGATGCTGGAAACAAATACCGCCACGCTTTTGATTTGTTCCGCGACAAACCATCAGCCGATTTTATGCACACGCTTGAAACCGGTGAATTTTCATCCAAAGGAAACATGGATTTGCACTTGTTCGGCCCCACAGAATTCACAGGGACCTTCGAATCCTTCGGCATGACGATACAGACCCTTGCAGGACTTACCCCCATGCTGACATTCCCACCCAGCGCAAAGACCAATGCCGCAATGAAAAACGCAGCCACGACTCAAGCCCTTGAAAAACTCGAACGCGATTACGCGACACACCCTGAAGTCATCGCCTTGAGCAGCAGACTCATTGTCGTTGCACAAAAAACTCTGTAA
- a CDS encoding MarR family transcriptional regulator — translation MNNQLSRNQAIEARASTSVVQNVYLLYIFSMTTKEETIVHISGRLKRIIRQHMRIEKLPIHIGESCVLRPGEVHFVQAIGRNPGINIHELGGVMGVTRSASSQMVGKLVKKGFAEKRSTPENRKEARVYLTSAGEEAFSVHEDIHERHFKELLHRLDEFSDTQIATAAAVLSVFEGIMDERMEELFGKE, via the coding sequence GTGAACAATCAATTGTCGAGAAATCAAGCTATTGAAGCGAGAGCTAGTACAAGTGTTGTGCAAAATGTGTATTTACTTTACATTTTCAGCATGACGACAAAAGAAGAAACCATTGTACATATTTCTGGCAGGTTGAAGCGGATTATTCGTCAACATATGCGTATTGAGAAGTTACCAATTCATATTGGTGAGTCGTGTGTGCTGCGGCCGGGAGAAGTGCATTTCGTGCAGGCCATTGGCCGAAATCCCGGGATAAATATACATGAACTCGGCGGGGTGATGGGGGTGACGCGGAGTGCTTCATCACAAATGGTTGGCAAGTTGGTGAAGAAAGGTTTTGCAGAAAAGCGTTCTACACCTGAGAATCGCAAGGAAGCTCGGGTTTATTTAACTTCTGCAGGAGAAGAGGCATTTAGTGTTCATGAAGATATTCATGAGCGGCATTTTAAAGAGTTGTTGCACAGACTCGATGAGTTTTCTGATACTCAGATAGCGACGGCAGCAGCAGTCCTTTCTGTGTTCGAAGGCATTATGGACGAACGCATGGAAGAACTCTTCGGCAAAGAATAG